A stretch of the Nyctibius grandis isolate bNycGra1 chromosome 13, bNycGra1.pri, whole genome shotgun sequence genome encodes the following:
- the SH2D1A gene encoding SH2 domain-containing protein 1A has translation MDALPIYHGAITREAGEKLLLATGADGSYLLRDSESIPGVYCLCVLHQGYVYTYRVSKTETGSWSAETAPGVHRRLFRKVHNLISAFQKPDQGIITPLQHPVINHAKAPYPPGRNEGHDFHLQPS, from the exons ATGGACGCGCTGCCCATCTACCATGGGGCCATCACCCGTGAGGCtggggagaagctgctgctggcaaCGGGCGCTGATGGCAGCTACCTGCTGCGGGACAGCGAGAGCATCCCGGGAGTCTACTGCCTCTGTGTGCT gcaTCAGGGTTACGTTTATACCTACAGAGTGTCCAAGACAGAAACTGGATCCTGGAGTGCTGAG ACAGCACCCGGGGTCCACCGGCGGCTCTTTCGGAAAGTGCACAACCTCATTTCGGCCTTCCAGAAACCTGACCAAGGCATCATAAcacccctgcagcacccagTCATCAACCACGCGAAAGCCCCATACCCCCCAG ggAGAAATGAAGGCCATGACTTCCACCTGCAGCCATCATGA